A genomic window from Salvia splendens isolate huo1 chromosome 11, SspV2, whole genome shotgun sequence includes:
- the LOC121754441 gene encoding proline-rich receptor-like protein kinase PERK9, with product MLIEQIPTSSTSSDAGAESGDQETSFETQVENPSPSFQPPPQTSVAAPPPAVEEETLRRLDKILRSIPSKMDNAAAYAALKVRLGISRSKEPASSSKTKTPPSSPTSPPPTFPLPSSPISPSPSTVQPSPPSPIQPMSTSEDTSDEERWGGLWAAVCYSVTSKRWHLHFDP from the coding sequence ATGTTGATCGAACAAATTCCAACTTCATCCACATCCTCAGATGCCGGCGCCGAGAGTGGCGACCAGGAAACCTCGTTCGAGACCCAAGTCGAAAACCCTAGCCCATCCTTTCAACCTCCACCACAAACCAGCGTCGCCGCTCCACCTCCCGCGGTGGAAGAAGAGACACTACGACGCCTCGATAAAATCCTCCGGAGTATACCCTCCAAGATGGACAATGCGGCCGCTTACGCCGCACTCAAAGTTAGACTCGGGATTTCCCGGTCTAAAGAGCCTGCTTCGTCTTCTAAAACAAAAACCCCACCTAGCTCTCCTACATCGCCTCCGCCTACATTCCCCCTTCCTAGCTCTCCTATATCACCTTCACCATCTACCGTCCAACCTTCACCTCCGTCCCCCATCCAGCCGATGAGCACCAGCGAGGACACCTCTGACGAAGAAAGATGGGGGGGATTATGGGCAGCCGTTTGCTATTCCGTCACCAGCAAACGGTGGCACCTCCACTTCGATCCATGA